Proteins encoded by one window of Cyprinus carpio isolate SPL01 chromosome B6, ASM1834038v1, whole genome shotgun sequence:
- the kcnj3b gene encoding G protein-activated inward rectifier potassium channel 1 — protein sequence MSALRKKFGDDYQVVTTSSSGGGFNQAAPEKKKKRQRFVDKNGRCNVQHGNLGGETSRYLSDLFTTLVDLKWRWNLFIFILTYTVAWLFMASMWWVIAFIRGDLNQAHDDKYTPCVANVHNFPSAFLFFIETEATIGYGYRYITDKCPEGIILFLFQSILGSIVDAFLIGCMFIKMSQPKKRAETLMFSEHAAISMRDGKLTLMFRVGNLRNSHMVSAQIRCKLLKSRQTPEGEFLPLDQLELDVGFSTGADQLFLVSPLTICHVIDSKSPFYDLSLRSMQTEQFEIVVILEGIVETTGMTCQARTSYTEDEVLWGHRFYPVISLEEGFFKVDYSQFHGTFEVPTPPHSVKEQEESLLLSSPLTAPSLCHSAGGVTEGSSTLEGLELQSDAETGSINIATPMPTTKLPAKLQKLTGREAPLRDGMPRKLLRMSSEITYNLGDLPFKLQRISSAPGVAEERLQPISAMLSPNEDRLAPKLGLVGGAEPISQSVTDLPPKLQRLAGGGVGGVGIGGRMDGHLPPKLRKMNSERFTGLSLK from the exons ATGTCAGCGTTGCGGAAAAAATTTGGGGATGATTATCAAGTGGTGACCACTTCGTCCAGCGGCGGCGGGTTCAACCAGGCGGCCCCCGAGAAGAAAAAGAAACGTCAGCGCTTTGTGGACAAGAACGGCCGCTGTAACGTCCAGCACGGGAACCTGGGAGGAGAAACCAGCCGGTACCTGTCGGACCTGTTCACCACGCTCGTGGACCTCAAATGGCGCTGGAATCTATTCATCTTCATCCTTACCTACACGGTGGCGTGGCTATTCATGGCTTCTATGTGGTGGGTCATTGCCTTTATACGCGGAGACCTGAACCAGGCCCACGATGACAAGTACACACCGTGCGTGGCCAACGTGCACAACTTTCCCTCCGCTTTTCTGTTCTTCATCGAAACTGAGGCCACTATCGGATACGGTTACCGCTACATTACAGACAAGTGTCCGGAAGGTATCATTCTCTTCCTCTTCCAGTCTATCCTAGGCTCTATAGTGGACGCTTTTCTGATCGGTTGCATGTTCATCAAGATGTCCCAGCCGAAGAAACGCGCAGAGACGCTGATGTTCAGCGAGCACGCGGCTATTTCCATGCGTGACGGCAAACTGACCCTGATGTTCCGAGTGGGCAACCTGCGGAACAGCCATATGGTCTCCGCGCAAATACGCTGCAAACTACTCAAA TCCCGCCAGACTCCTGAAGGCGAGTTTTTGCCTCTGGATCAACTTGAGCTGGACGTTGGTTTCAGTACTGGAGCCGACCAGCTTTTCTTAGTGTCCCCTCTGACGATCTGCCATGTGATCGACTCCAAGAGCCCATTCTACGACCTCTCGCTCAGGTCCATGCAAACAGAGCAATTTGAGATTGTGGTTATCTTAGAGGGGATCGTGGAGACCACCG GTATGACATGCCAGGCTCGTACTTCGTACACGGAGGACGAGGTTTTGTGGGGTCACCGATTCTACCCGGTAATTTCTCTGGAGGAGGGTTTCTTCAAGGTCGACTATTCACAGTTTCATGGCACTTTTGAGGTTCCAACACCTCCGCACAGCGTTAAAGAACAAGAGGAGAGTTTGCTCCTGTCCTCGCCTCTGACGGCGCCCTCTCTGTGCCACAGCGCAGGTGGGGTGACGGAGGGCAGCAGCACTCTTGAAGGTCTGGAACTTCAGAGCGATGCAGAAACTGGCTCCATCAATATAGCAACCCCCATGCCAACTACCAAACTGCCTGCCAAACTTCAGAAGCTTACAGGACGGGAGGCCCCCCTCCGGGATGGAATGCCCCGCAAGCTTCTGCGCATGAGTTCGGAGATCACCTACAACCTGGGTGACCTGCCTTTCAAACTCCAGCGAATCAGCTCGGCTCCGGGCGTGGCGGAAGAGAGGCTTCAGCCAATCAGTGCTATGCTGAGCCCCAATGAGGACAGACTGGCTCCCAAGCTGGGCTTGGTGGGCGGGGCTGAAcccatcagccaatcagtgaCAGATCTGCCGCCGAAACTGCAAAGGTTGGCTGGAGGGGGGGTGGGTGGAGTCGGAATCGGAGGACGAATGGATGGTCATCTGCCTcctaaactgagaaaaatgaatTCGGAGAGGTTCACGGGCTTGAGTTTAAAATGA